The window CGAGGCCTCGCCGGAGGCGAGGAAAAGCACGGCGTTTGCAATCTCTTCCGGAGAACCCACCCGCCCCAGCGGACAGGCCGCCGCGATGCGTGCCGCCTGAGCGGGACTGGCCAGGAGGTCGGCCGTCATGGGCGTGGCGATCCAACCCGGCGCGACCGCGTTGACCCGGATGCGCTCCCGGGCGAAGCTGACCGCCATGGCCCGCGTGAGCGCTACCACCCCGCCCTTGCTGGCCGAGTAGGCGTGCGTGTCGGTAGGGGGCGTGGCGCCGACCAGCGCCTCGTCCGAGGCGATGTTGACCACCGCCCCGCCGCCGCTGCGGATCATCAAGGGAATCAGGTACTTGCTGCAGAGGAAGACCCCGGTGAGGTTAACGGCGATGACCCGATCCCAGGCCTCCAGGCTG is drawn from Bacillota bacterium and contains these coding sequences:
- a CDS encoding glucose 1-dehydrogenase, translating into MTGSGSEFRGRLSGRVAVVTGAARGIGRAVALRFAEEGAHVVVVVDVRRVEAEQTVRLIEEIGRRTGARGLFVEADVSSARQVEAMARRVEQAFGKCDVLVNNAGISGRPVGDGPVDRCSLEAWDRVIAVNLTGVFLCSKYLIPLMIRSGGGAVVNIASDEALVGATPPTDTHAYSASKGGVVALTRAMAVSFARERIRVNAVAPGWIATPMTADLLASPAQAARIAAACPLGRVGSPEEIANAVLFLASGEASFVTGAVLPVEGGSTAW